The Carassius gibelio isolate Cgi1373 ecotype wild population from Czech Republic chromosome B19, carGib1.2-hapl.c, whole genome shotgun sequence genomic interval CAACTTTATCCGAGATCCGCACATATCTGTCAAACAGATCACCAAAAGTCACTCTAGTGTAACCGTCCGGATCCGGGTCCGCCATGGTCCTTATGATGAAGCACATGTCATCAATCTCCCTGTGGATGTGTGCCTCTGCGCGTCTGGCCCTCTCTGCTGTCTTACTGCCCTCTTTGGGCCTCCCATAGCCCTCCTCACCCGGCCGCAGCCGTGTTGACATGGAGTACTCATAATCAAAGTCCTCGCTGAAGGGGTTGAGCTTCTGATTGACGGTATGCTCTGATGCCCAGTTTTGCCAGCGGCTTTTTAAGTTGCCCACAGCGCTGTATTTTTTGGACAGGGTATTTATTTTGTTGGCATCTTCAACATCCTTCTTGCCCCTAAAAGAttgcatattatttataataatgcatattttttatatatatatatatttatgttgttttgatGTTGCTTATATTGCAAATTATTATAGTCTAATAAAAGCTCTAATGGTGCTCTCTAAGGTGCATTTCCATCAAACACAGCATAAGTTAAAAATACATTGATTTATAACATCTAAATATTACCATGACTGACTAACCTTTCGTACCCAACTAAAAGATCACACATCAGctttatcataaaaaaagaaacactccatttttttattcattaactgttGCATTTAGAAGTTCAGAACCTACCTGAGAACAGAGGATCTTTTGATTGTGACCGCGGACTCTGTAGTTTCATTCGTCCTATTATTCTCGGTGTCCTCCTGGTTGGTTCCTAGCTGCAGGCTTCTATCCTCATTATCCTCAGTGTCCTCCTGAGCCTGCTTTTTCTCATTTTCCATTTCCTTCCAACTCCGTGTCAGCTCCGAGACCATGTTGGAGCACTTCCTGCGGCGCGTGGGCGACCCTTTCTTGCTCAGGATCTTGTCCAGTTCATCCGTGGCCGGGTCCTTACAGATGCGTTTGGTCAAAAAGTCAATGCCCGCACTTTTCTCCTGAACTTCCCTCGTCACGGTTTTCACCACTTGTGCAGTTTTGATGCGTGACTCCTCGGCGGCCTCCACATCATCCTGGTCTTTATTTCTAGAATCCTGATTGGAAAGGGACTTTTGAGACGGTTTGATCTTTGGAGCTACCTTTTTTGCATCTTTGGGGTCTTCTGAGTAACTCGGGGCCCATCCGCTGGGTTCACTGGACTGCTTCTCTTCATTTTCACTCACCCACTGCTGCCAGCTCCGTGTTAAGCTGCACACCATGCTTATGGCACGCAGCTTTTTAATGTTCTTGTTCGTTGAGGGCTTCTTTTCTGACATTGTTTACCTCCAAGGGGTTGCTTCTCTCATTCAAGTTCTTTGTCCCTGATGGCTTTTATATAGCAGCTCGTTGTGATTCCCAACCTGTAGTAAATTCTAGACTCTGAGCTCTCCCTTAGGCACTAGCGGTTTTGAAATGGGTGAACCAACCTTACATGGCGGTGGAAAGTATGCCAGGCATCTCCGCTGATCATCTTTCCTTGACACTTACCAACCTCTGGGATTGGTGGGGATTCAGGTTTCATCATAGACATTGCCCATCGCTGGGGGGTAAACAGGGCAAAGATGTCAGTGAGTGTTAAGCTTTTTCCTAGGCTGCGCAAATGTGCAGACAGCTGCTCTGCGCGTCTTAGCGGGATACTTGCATTTTATAGCTTTGTCTTTAGCATTACCTGATGCTTATCAAGATAATCAATCAGCAGTGTcagttagcaaaagcaacaatgTCCATGTTGTCAATGATAAGTGGTAAACTACCAATGTGAACTGTGGATCACATATGCATAGCTTTCCACAACAGTCAATATACTGTGAATAATTATAGTGGGAATGAATGGATTCTTGACAACAATTCAAACTTAACGTCCAAGTTGAAGAAAGAAGTTCTTTATTAAACCTTATGTTTACATTTCAAACTGGAAACTACAATGTTACTTAGACCATCACTGCACATGGTTTATTTTTAGCTCATAGTTAatagatatatatagaaagcCTAATATATagacataatatacagtatacaaacaAAGATTATTCATTTGAcgagaaaattattttctttttttttttaattcagtgtggTACTTGCTATTTCTTCGTAATTATTTGTGCATTTTACTagtaatttttgagtgaaaatagtttcaaagtaaACCATacaccattatttattttttagttattttatcatttatttatttttgcatgtgtgtgtgtgtgtgtgtgtgtgtgtgttcaaataaCAAATGTAAAGGGATATAAACGCAtgcaataaataacaaataagatATGCAATTATAGAATAACATTTCTCCCTATATAATCCAATCAAGAGAACaagataaataataagaaataagaaatgaATAACCTTTTTGATTGAAGGAAGAGCAAATGTCAAGGAGTCACTCGATCCAAGACAGAAGCAGAGATATCTTTAGTGAGGAAAAAATGTCACCTGAAGGAGGCATGAAGGAGTTTCTGCTTGCGTACACAGTGGATAGTCTTGCATTGCACCTGGCAGCATGCTAAGACAGAAAGgatttgacaaaattataatgCAACTAGAAACACTTCCTTTACTTTATACCACAGAAAAGCATTTAAGTTCAgaaaatttacatatttaaatgatgTCTATTTGACTAAAAGGTGTTTAAGTATGTCAACTATGTTTATCGGTTTGTTTTCTGATAGCACTGAGAAGCATTATTAATAGTATCTGCATGAAGCAAAGGAAAGGCAGCTGCTTGCTGTCAGTCACATGATGCAGAGCTGTGTCAGTGTGCATGCATAGTGGACGGTCACTGTGACTGTAAGAGAACTCTAGACAAATGCAGCATATTCCAGACTGTTCTTGATTTTAGACCAGAGAGAAAtgcatgccaataaagcaattttgaattgaattaaattaaattgagttgagagagagagagagagagagagagagcacagtgcAACAGTACAAAGTCATAACAAGAAAGCACATTTGACCCACAGTCAACAAGGGCTAAAATTAAAAGTCATTTTGGTCAAAACATTTGCATAGGTTACAAAGATGAAAtttgaaattataatattattatatttaacactGATTAAATCTCAGCGAAAGATCaccaaaacagagagaaaaaaaaaaaaaaacactgcagaattaaaataatgttgGTGTTTGTAAAGTGTGTGTGCACTGAGTAGCCAGCAGAGGTCCTCATAACAACAGTGTTCCAATTTGAATGGCTGAGAAGAGCTGTCGTGTAGGCTACTTAATAACCTTTTGTTAAACCGaattaaacttttatttgatTACTTTAAAGTGCACAGactatatataattacattgcaGGCCAAAAGTTTAGAATAATTATGATTTGTTTAATGTAAGCTGctgttatttgatcaaaatacagtaagtacaattaaattgtgaaataattacatttaaaaataactgtttaacttaatgtattgtaaaatttaatttattcctgtgatggcaacgcataattttcagcagccattactctagtcttcaatattaagtgatcattcagaaataattagaATGTGCTGATTCagatatatgtattattattatcattataatttttactaTAAAATAGTCAATGTTTTAGCTATTGTCGTGCATGCTGCCAGTAATGCCAAAGTTCTCAGGGAATCTCTGATCAAATGAAAGCAATGTGTCTAAAAGCTTCTACAAAAGCACAAATGCAAAAAAGTAATCTGGGATAAATTGGTCTGTGAAAAGTGTTTTAGGAGATATTTAAAGACCAGAAATGCAGACAATCATTAGAGCATAAGCACAATCATGTGCAGATGTTGAGATAAAGGCAGATCATCCAGAACGAATGATATATGGGGTCATTCTGCAATGCAGGTCAAATGTCAAGGCCCCAAATTCCCTTTGTGTTTCGAACTGAGACCACTTTAAATGACCTcatctcaccccacactttcccaAAACCTCTGTAAAAAGAAAACTGATGGCTAAGAgcccttacacagttttgattgCTCACGCAACttcatgaaaattaaaaatgctaATTGAGACACAGCTCACTCTCAGTGCACAATTCATTCCTTCCATAATACCTCATTTAACTCATCTAGTACACAAATATTTGTCCTACACCAGCCCTCAGATGGTTTCCATTCCGACCAAGCTTTCAACTGATTTATTACGTTCATCATTGGTATGGATGGGTACCTCATCCAAAAAGCCAGGTGTGAATTGACTTCCCAAATGTCTGGAACGGCTGTCTGCACTAGACTTATGCCCCAGTGGTTCCTTCATCAATCTGGGCCGAAAATCTCTCCTGGTCAAGGCGGGCAACAGGGTCCAGAGTCAGAGTGAGAGCACCTGTACCTGCTGTTGCATGTCGCACTTCCCTGTTTCTCCGCCTTTCTGTTTGCCTTTCAATTCCTCCGAGTCTAAAACCGTTCCTGAGCTTGTTTAGTTTGGCCATCATAGCTAATTGAGCAGGCACAGACTTCACCGCACTATATCCGAAGCCCTGGGGTTTCTGATTTGCGTATCATTCTGAGCAGGGAAATATGATTTCTGTTGTCGTAATCTGTCTCTGGTTAAGAGGTAAATACACTGCTCTGCTTTTTCACTGAGGTTGCAGGCAAAACTTTTGGTTTTCAAAATACTGTACTTGCAGTAGGTGGAACACATtgccatcaaataaaaaaaaaaatgttgtcctGAAAGTAACAATTTTGAAGAATTATACTCTAGGGTTTTACTCATAGTTATTACAGAATATTTGTACTGTGAGAATCATGTTGCACTATGTTGTGTTTGGAGAAGCCGTCCAACTTTAGCTGGCAACCGTGAATTAAAAATACCTGCAAGAGCGCACAGTAGATGAAAAACAGTGCCCAAATTCTCTGACAGACATAGAAATTAGACGTAGAAATTATAAGAGAGAAAAATCTGatgagtaaaaaataaatcataacatCCTCTTTTCATGGATAACAACCTAAGTGTTGCCTCGAACATTCGGGGTGCTCCAAAGTCAACAGTGTCAGCTCGTGGTCTTCAAATCTGTCTCTAATCCAATAAAGCTCTACTGCAATGAACATTATTGATTGTGTTTAGCCATCTGGAGCGGccccataaataaatgtaatagacGGTAAATTAGCTTGTACGTGTTCAGGAGTCAGCAGAAAACCCGCCAACAAGCCAAAGAAGAAATCCCATCCCCACCTTCGTCCCATCTCTTAAGTGTCAGGGGGAGTGAGTGGATTCATGCAATCAGATGAGCTCATTATGGACCAAGAGGTGCTGTCTGGTTTGGAATTTATTAGACACATTCGTAATGTGTCCATTTTTTAGGGGTAAGCATGTGAAAAAGTGAAGAGTTACATATGTGGCGGATCACAAACACATCAGGTCTCGTTGTTTTTTGACTCCTGTGTGAGTGTGAAGTGTCTGGCGTGAGAGTTGGCAAGATGAACAGAGCAGTTTGTCCTGGctgatttattaaaaagtaattaaattaataaatatatatgaaaaatcaaatatataaaaatcatacattttaggACTGTCAA includes:
- the abrab gene encoding actin binding Rho activating protein b, translating into MSEKKPSTNKNIKKLRAISMVCSLTRSWQQWVSENEEKQSSEPSGWAPSYSEDPKDAKKVAPKIKPSQKSLSNQDSRNKDQDDVEAAEESRIKTAQVVKTVTREVQEKSAGIDFLTKRICKDPATDELDKILSKKGSPTRRRKCSNMVSELTRSWKEMENEKKQAQEDTEDNEDRSLQLGTNQEDTENNRTNETTESAVTIKRSSVLRGKKDVEDANKINTLSKKYSAVGNLKSRWQNWASEHTVNQKLNPFSEDFDYEYSMSTRLRPGEEGYGRPKEGSKTAERARRAEAHIHREIDDMCFIIRTMADPDPDGYTRVTFGDLFDRYVRISDKVVGILMRARKHGKVAFDGEMLWQGRDDGVIITLLV